GTGCAGTTCTAGTTCccattttttacttttgcaaATAAAGCAACCCACATTGAAAATTTCTTGTTTAACTTCAacaatgataaagaagaaatagTCAGTCCCTTTTAACATTTCCAATTGGTATGAAGCTGAGATTTACTATAAATAAGTAATGCATGGTCCATACTTTGAACCCATCATCCTCTCATTTCCTTCTGAAAATGTCTTCCTCACAGCTCACCTTTTCAATCTACCTGCTAACCTTTGCTTTCTTTCTCCAAACCATTTTTGGAGTCAGCCCCCCTCTCTACAATATTTGTTCAGGCTCTGAGAACTTCACCACCAATGACCAATATGAATCAAACCTAAGAAAGCTCTTAGGTAATCTTAACTACCAAACCCCTCCTCTTGGTTTTGGTCTTGGTTCAGTAGGTTGGTACCCATACCAAACTTATGGGCTTGCTCTTTGTCGTGGAGACATTGCAGCCGCAGATTGCAAGGCGTGTGTTAATGAGGCTAGTAACGAAATTCACAAACGTTGCCCATATGACAAAGGTGCAATTATATGGTACGATAATTGCCTTTTGAAGTACTCAAACAAGGACTTCTTGGGTCAAATTGATAATGAAAATTGGTTCTCTTTGTTGAATGTGAAAAATGTGAGTGAGCCAACAATATTTAACCAAAAGACTAGGGAGTTATTGAGCCAACTAGCCAAGGATGCATCTTTCACTGTTAAAAAGTATGGAGTCGGAGAGCTAAACCTAGGATTGGGA
This portion of the Castanea sativa cultivar Marrone di Chiusa Pesio chromosome 7, ASM4071231v1 genome encodes:
- the LOC142644684 gene encoding antimicrobial ginkbilobin-2-like protein, whose amino-acid sequence is MSSSQLTFSIYLLTFAFFLQTIFGVSPPLYNICSGSENFTTNDQYESNLRKLLGNLNYQTPPLGFGLGSVGWYPYQTYGLALCRGDIAAADCKACVNEASNEIHKRCPYDKGAIIWYDNCLLKYSNKDFLGQIDNENWFSLLNVKNVSEPTIFNQKTRELLSQLAKDASFTVKKYGVGELNLGLGESTKLYGLAQCTWDLSTTECFQCLDDAIGQLPSCCDGKQGGRVVGGSCNIRYEIYPFVSA